In one Pygocentrus nattereri isolate fPygNat1 chromosome 21, fPygNat1.pri, whole genome shotgun sequence genomic region, the following are encoded:
- the LOC108424587 gene encoding tetraspanin-31: protein MVKVGFSCMRSALCALNVVYMMVGVLLIGVAAWKKGFALVASSNIISGVVALAVVLLLISMLGLIGTLRHHQILLFFYMVILLVVFLFQFSVSCSCLAFSAEQQENVLCSSWETMDGDARKTLEQHMDCCGLINSPEKRDEFSMDASLCTAACKVKGICFKCGDLLLQDGGEALKILGGVGLFFSFSELLGVWLVLRYRKQKDPQTSPDAF from the exons ATGGTGAAAGTTGGATTTTCGTGTATGAGAAGTGCACTTTGTGCCCTAAACGTGGTTTATATG ATGGTGGGTGTTTTACTGATTGGAGTGGCTGCCTGGAAAAAAGGTTTTGCTTTAGTGGCTAGCAGTAACATCATTAGTGGGGTGGTAGCACTCGCTGTCGTCCTGCTCCTGATCTCCATGTTGGGACTCATCGGGACTCTCAGACACCATCAGATTCTGCTGTTCTTT TACATGGTGATCCTGCTGGTAGTCTTTCTTTTCCAGTTCAGCGTGTCCTGCTCCTGTCTGGCCTTCAGTGCAGAACAACAG GAGAACGTTCTCTGCAGCTCCTGGGAAACGATGGACGGTGACGCTAGAAAAACTTTGGAGCAGCACATGGACTGCTGTGGTCTGATCAACAGTCCTGAGAAGAGAGACGAGTTCAGCATGGATGCCAGTCTCTGCACCGCT GCCTGTAAAGTAAAAGGGATCTGCTTCAAATGTGGGGATCTACTACTGCAGGATGGGGGTGAAGCTCTGAAGATTCTGGGTGGTGTTGGACTCTTCTTCAGCTTCTCAGAG CTACTGGGTGTTTGGCTGGTGCTGCGCTACAGGAAACAGAAAGACCCTCAAACCAGCCCTGATGCTTTCTAA